One genomic segment of Anguilla anguilla isolate fAngAng1 chromosome 2, fAngAng1.pri, whole genome shotgun sequence includes these proteins:
- the LOC118220003 gene encoding uncharacterized protein LOC118220003 isoform X1, with translation MTEQTKKRSMTTDDETSKTSANPKKKKQIRRSDEGKRSKKLSDRQRGKTRVTIGVALPRWRALKEEKGLRGDTDMALLLLDCYERYARGPSVSTPGKRGDQRAPAPAPSMSSTGAEYERDDALSDISCVEASEEVDVLQERSCTSPVLLRCSMMQEEVCLRQDTETTLPELTEQHRIRQEEEELSGLESVHMAESETECAAPGLNTPEPECVTAHCGVSDVHHTHTPLIKTETDLGSTHTGNFIKTEILENTELGSVTHLHPDRIKTETNDGGYLKAEHISDLKDFKCVHIKFEKIESSEILVSDL, from the exons ATGACcgaacaaacaaagaaaagatcGATGACTACAGACGATGAAACTTCAAAAACAAGTGCAAatccaaagaaaaagaaacaaattcgACGTTCAGATGAAGGCAAACGGTCAAAAAAGCTAAGCGACCGTCAGCGAGGAAAAACCAGAGTTACCATCGGCGTTGCCTTGCCAAGGTGGAGGGCATTGAAAGAAGAAAAGGGACTGAGGGGAGATACAGATATGGCTCTCTTACTCTTGGACTG TTATGAACGTTATGCTCGGGGTCCATCTGTGTCGACCCCAGGCAAGCGTGGTGATCAGcgtgcccctgcccctgccccatcAATGTCCAGCACTGGAGCTGAATATGAGAG GGATGATGCCTTGTCAGACATTAGTTGTGTTGAGGCTAGCGAAGAGGTGGATGTCTTGCAAGAAAG GAGCTGCACGTCTCCTGTACTTTTGAGATGCAGTATGATGCAGGAAGAagtctgtctgagacaggacactgagacaacactaccagagctcactgagcagcacaggatcagacaggaagaagaggaactcagtggactggagtctgtccacatggcagagtcagagacagagtgtgctgcACCAGGACTCAACACACCGGAGCCAGAATGTGTTACAGCACACTGtggggtcagtgatgtacaccacacacacacaccactgattaaaacagaaactgatctgggcTCCACCCACACTGGGAATTTTATTAAGACTGAGATCCTTGAAAATACAGAGCTGGGATCTGTAACCCATCTGCATCCTGACCGAATCAAAACGGAGACTAATGATGGAGGTTACCTGAAGGCAGAACATATCAGCGACTTGAAggattttaaatgtgttcatattaAATTTGAAAAGATTGAATCCAGTGAAATTTTAGTGAGTGATCTGTGA
- the LOC118220003 gene encoding uncharacterized protein LOC118220003 isoform X2, with the protein MTEQTKKRSMTTDDETSKTSANPKKKKQIRRSDEGKRSKKLSDRQRGKTRVTIGVALPRWRALKEEKGLRGDTDMALLLLDCYERYARGPSVSTPGKRGDQRAPAPAPSMSSTGAEYERSCTSPVLLRCSMMQEEVCLRQDTETTLPELTEQHRIRQEEEELSGLESVHMAESETECAAPGLNTPEPECVTAHCGVSDVHHTHTPLIKTETDLGSTHTGNFIKTEILENTELGSVTHLHPDRIKTETNDGGYLKAEHISDLKDFKCVHIKFEKIESSEILVSDL; encoded by the exons ATGACcgaacaaacaaagaaaagatcGATGACTACAGACGATGAAACTTCAAAAACAAGTGCAAatccaaagaaaaagaaacaaattcgACGTTCAGATGAAGGCAAACGGTCAAAAAAGCTAAGCGACCGTCAGCGAGGAAAAACCAGAGTTACCATCGGCGTTGCCTTGCCAAGGTGGAGGGCATTGAAAGAAGAAAAGGGACTGAGGGGAGATACAGATATGGCTCTCTTACTCTTGGACTG TTATGAACGTTATGCTCGGGGTCCATCTGTGTCGACCCCAGGCAAGCGTGGTGATCAGcgtgcccctgcccctgccccatcAATGTCCAGCACTGGAGCTGAATATGAGAG GAGCTGCACGTCTCCTGTACTTTTGAGATGCAGTATGATGCAGGAAGAagtctgtctgagacaggacactgagacaacactaccagagctcactgagcagcacaggatcagacaggaagaagaggaactcagtggactggagtctgtccacatggcagagtcagagacagagtgtgctgcACCAGGACTCAACACACCGGAGCCAGAATGTGTTACAGCACACTGtggggtcagtgatgtacaccacacacacacaccactgattaaaacagaaactgatctgggcTCCACCCACACTGGGAATTTTATTAAGACTGAGATCCTTGAAAATACAGAGCTGGGATCTGTAACCCATCTGCATCCTGACCGAATCAAAACGGAGACTAATGATGGAGGTTACCTGAAGGCAGAACATATCAGCGACTTGAAggattttaaatgtgttcatattaAATTTGAAAAGATTGAATCCAGTGAAATTTTAGTGAGTGATCTGTGA
- the LOC118220003 gene encoding uncharacterized protein LOC118220003 isoform X3 has product MTEQTKKRSMTTDDETSKTSANPKKKKQIRRSDEGKRSKKLSDRQRGKTRVTIGVALPRWRALKEEKGLRGDTDMALLLLDCYERYARGPSVSTPGKRGDQRAPAPAPSMSSTGAEYERDDALSDISCVEASEEVDVLQERYTKDELHVSCTFEMQYDAGRSLSETGH; this is encoded by the exons ATGACcgaacaaacaaagaaaagatcGATGACTACAGACGATGAAACTTCAAAAACAAGTGCAAatccaaagaaaaagaaacaaattcgACGTTCAGATGAAGGCAAACGGTCAAAAAAGCTAAGCGACCGTCAGCGAGGAAAAACCAGAGTTACCATCGGCGTTGCCTTGCCAAGGTGGAGGGCATTGAAAGAAGAAAAGGGACTGAGGGGAGATACAGATATGGCTCTCTTACTCTTGGACTG TTATGAACGTTATGCTCGGGGTCCATCTGTGTCGACCCCAGGCAAGCGTGGTGATCAGcgtgcccctgcccctgccccatcAATGTCCAGCACTGGAGCTGAATATGAGAG GGATGATGCCTTGTCAGACATTAGTTGTGTTGAGGCTAGCGAAGAGGTGGATGTCTTGCAAGAAAGGTACACAAAAGAT GAGCTGCACGTCTCCTGTACTTTTGAGATGCAGTATGATGCAGGAAGAagtctgtctgagacaggacactga